CATTGTACTCGGTACGTCCTTTGGCGGTTTTGTAGCACAGCGCTTTGCCGCAAAATATCCAGACTTATTGAGTGGGTTGGTTTTGATGGCTACCACCTACAAACCACAAATTGAAGCTACACTTGAGCAAATCCTGCTTGCAGGCGGCATGCACGCTTCAGCAGCAGCCAGCGATTTTTTCACGGACGCCGAACGTCCCGGCGTGGTTGAAAAATACTTTGAAACCTGCCTGCAATATTATGCCTATAAAGGCATAGACGCTGAAGCGATGGCTCGTATCCCCCCCAGACCTGAAGTGATGATGCATTTCTTCCGAAAGAGTGGTGAGATGTACCAATGTGATTTCTCGGAAGACTTAAAGAAAATCAATGTACCCACCCTGCTCCTTCACGGCGAAAAGGATGTGATTTTCCCACCAGCACTTGCGGAAGAAACACTTAATCTATTGGCAGCAGAGCGAAAACACCTGGCGCTATTTAAAGAAGGTGGCCATCTGCTTGAGCAAGATGTCCCCGATGATCTTGTTCAGACAATCACAAGATTTTTCGAGCTTAAGCTGCCTTCAGGTTAAAGCTCCAACTTCTTTCTATTTCGTTTTCTTGGTTTCAGGATGTTTCTGAAAGGCTTTTGTTATGGCTTATCCACATGAACAGTATTTTTCGCAGGACTATTTTTCAGCCCGTAAAAAGTTCTTAAAGGCCGCTTCACAGCAAAATCTTCAAATCAAAAGCTTCCTCCATCCAGAAAGTGTAAAATCAGATCGTGATTTTGCAATAGATGTCGCTATCGCTGGCGATTTAAATGCTTCCAGATTGATGGTTATAAACTCTGGTACACACGGCCTTGAAGGGCTTGCAGGTTCGGGCATTCAAACGGGCATTATAGATCAGCTTGAGAACTATAATATCAGCGATATTGCCCTTTGCTTTATTCATGCCCTTAACCCTTGGGGAATGGTTCATGCCCGACGCCAAAATGAAGATAATATCGACCTAAACCGCAACTTTATAGACTTTGCAGCAACATCCCCCGGCAATCTTTATTACGACCTGCTGCATGATAAGGTATGCATCCCCAACCTGTTTATAGACGGTACCGAAAACCCTACTGTACCGAAGCGCATCACCCGCTTCATTGATGCCCATGGCCTGCAGGCCTATCACGTTGCGCTCTTTCAAGGCCAATACACCCATGCAAACGGTATTGGCTTTGGCGGCTGGAAACCAAGTTGGTCACGCCGGATGTTTTATAAGATTTTGGAGGATTTTCAGAGAACTGCGGAACTGGTAACAGCTATAGATATCCACACTGGCCTTGGTGAATACGGTGAAGATATTATTATTAACAACAGCCCGCAAAATTCCACCGCTCTTCACCTTGCCCAACAGATATATAGAGAGAAGCTGGTTTCAATTTCTGAAGAAGGCGCACTTCCTTACAAAACAAAGGGAGACACCTTTTACGCGTTCGAACAAGCATTCCCGAACGCACTCAATATCCCTGTAGCACTGGAGTTTGGCACATCCTCGGTAGAGGACCTTATGCGTCTGCAAATTGAAGATAACTGGCTTATTCATCACGGGGACCTTCGTTCAGCCACAGGCCGGAGGATCAAAGATGAACTAAAAGACTTCTTCTATCCAAATGATCCTAAGTGGCGACAAAATATCTTCAGCAAAGCCAAGCAGCATATTGATGCTACCATATCTTTTATAAAAGATTTTGGGTCGCGTTCCTCTATTTAGACCCTATTACCGGCGCATTTGTTGTTGAACGCCGCATAACAAATTCAGATTCTAGAATTTGCGGCTCGTAAAACTCTTCATCATCTGAATTTCTGAGATCGAGAATACGCTCCACCGCAAGTTCAGCCATTTTCTCTACGGGCTGATGAATAGTAGTGAGGCTTGGAGATATAAGTGTCGCAATTGCAAGATCATCAAACCCTACGATTGATAGATCTTCCGGCACTCTGATCCCGAACTTATTGGCTATGGTAATAACGCTCGCGGCCATTTCATCATTTGATGCAAAGATAGCAGTAGGCCTATCAGGGTTGCTTAAAATACCGATGGCACAGTTAAGGCCGCTTTCAAATGTATAATTCCCAACCCGCGTCCATTCCGGGTTAATGGTTAAGCTATGTTTTTTCATACTATCTGTGAAAGCCTGATGCCGCTCAATAGCATCAGCGTGGTCAGGATCACCTTTGATAAACCCAATCTTGCTGTGCCCCAGAGAAATCAGATAATTCACAAGAATAGAGGCTGCCTTATAGTTATCGATACCAATTGAGGCTGTACCTTCATAATCTTCACTAGGTGAAATACGAACCACAGGGATATTACGTTTAGCCAGCGCATCCAGCACTTGCGGATTGTCACACACAGGTGGCGCCAGGATAACGCCCTGCAGGCTCAAAGTATCGAGGAAACGGTCTATCCCCTCTTTATTATCCTGATTAAACAGTTCCACCACCAAGTGGTATCCGGCACGCTGGCAAGCCTTCATTGCACCGCGCTGCATATCAGACAGATACCCACCACTTGGATCATCAAACAAAAGGCCTATCAAAAAAGATTTTTCACCACCCAGCGACCGCGCATAAAGATTAGGTTTATAATTGAGCGCAGCCACTGCCTGAAGCACAGCATCCTTCTTTTCCGCTTTGACGTATTTTTCATCGTTCAAAACACGGGAAACCGTTGAAACTGATACACCAGCTTTACGCGCTACATCTGTGATGGTGATTTTTGACAATATACTTTCCAGCCAAACTATGGATCAAAACTCTATGAAAACGCTTTCATTTATGCTTAGCTTAGAGGTGTAGTTTAGAGGAAAGTCAATAAAAATCAGTATTTTCTACATGGGAAAAATTTTGCAGAACTCAAATAAACTCCCCTGGAAAACGCGGCTTGGATATGGCCTCGGTGACTATTCCCTCAATATCTTTTGGCAAGGCACAGCCTTGTTTTTATTTTACTTTTTAACGGAAATCAGCGGTTTCAGCCCTTATGATGCAGGGCTTCTTATCAGCCTTAGTATTCTATGGGATTTAATCACTGACCCTCTAACCGGATATTTTGCTGAACGCCTTAAAACTGATAACCCCTATCTGAAAATCATCAAATACACGGCTCTGCCGCTTTGCCTGAGTTTTACATTACTCTTCAGTGCTCCACAGCTACTAGATCCAGAATATAGTAGCTTTATAACATGTCTCCTTGTGCTGCTCTTATTCAGGACACTATATACGCTCATATCAATTCCTTATTCTTCACTCACTATCCAGCTAACAAGCGATACACGCGAAAGAAATAAACTTGCGGGAATCCGAATGTATTTTGGCTTTCTGGGAGGTATGAGCGTTATTGTTATTCTAACTGCTGCACAAGATTTAGGGGTAAACGCTAAAAGCTTTTCCAGCGCGGTCGGCATATGCTCAGCCATTGCATTTCTGGGATTTCTCCTGTTTTACCACACTACAAAGCAAGCGATTAAGGTTACTGCCCCTATAAGCGCTCGACAGACGATTCCACTGAAACACACATTTACTGCATTTCGAAAA
This DNA window, taken from Kordiimonas sp. SCSIO 12603, encodes the following:
- a CDS encoding alpha/beta fold hydrolase — translated: MYIQVNGVKLFVETVGAKLGFRGDETIERPTILLLHGGPGLDHSVFRPAFEPLSEHAQLVMYDHRGSGRSEDGPKSHWHMDQWADDVAGVIETLDLQKPIVLGTSFGGFVAQRFAAKYPDLLSGLVLMATTYKPQIEATLEQILLAGGMHASAAASDFFTDAERPGVVEKYFETCLQYYAYKGIDAEAMARIPPRPEVMMHFFRKSGEMYQCDFSEDLKKINVPTLLLHGEKDVIFPPALAEETLNLLAAERKHLALFKEGGHLLEQDVPDDLVQTITRFFELKLPSG
- a CDS encoding DUF2817 domain-containing protein, which encodes MAYPHEQYFSQDYFSARKKFLKAASQQNLQIKSFLHPESVKSDRDFAIDVAIAGDLNASRLMVINSGTHGLEGLAGSGIQTGIIDQLENYNISDIALCFIHALNPWGMVHARRQNEDNIDLNRNFIDFAATSPGNLYYDLLHDKVCIPNLFIDGTENPTVPKRITRFIDAHGLQAYHVALFQGQYTHANGIGFGGWKPSWSRRMFYKILEDFQRTAELVTAIDIHTGLGEYGEDIIINNSPQNSTALHLAQQIYREKLVSISEEGALPYKTKGDTFYAFEQAFPNALNIPVALEFGTSSVEDLMRLQIEDNWLIHHGDLRSATGRRIKDELKDFFYPNDPKWRQNIFSKAKQHIDATISFIKDFGSRSSI
- a CDS encoding LacI family DNA-binding transcriptional regulator; amino-acid sequence: MSKITITDVARKAGVSVSTVSRVLNDEKYVKAEKKDAVLQAVAALNYKPNLYARSLGGEKSFLIGLLFDDPSGGYLSDMQRGAMKACQRAGYHLVVELFNQDNKEGIDRFLDTLSLQGVILAPPVCDNPQVLDALAKRNIPVVRISPSEDYEGTASIGIDNYKAASILVNYLISLGHSKIGFIKGDPDHADAIERHQAFTDSMKKHSLTINPEWTRVGNYTFESGLNCAIGILSNPDRPTAIFASNDEMAASVITIANKFGIRVPEDLSIVGFDDLAIATLISPSLTTIHQPVEKMAELAVERILDLRNSDDEEFYEPQILESEFVMRRSTTNAPVIGSK
- a CDS encoding MFS transporter, whose protein sequence is MQNSNKLPWKTRLGYGLGDYSLNIFWQGTALFLFYFLTEISGFSPYDAGLLISLSILWDLITDPLTGYFAERLKTDNPYLKIIKYTALPLCLSFTLLFSAPQLLDPEYSSFITCLLVLLLFRTLYTLISIPYSSLTIQLTSDTRERNKLAGIRMYFGFLGGMSVIVILTAAQDLGVNAKSFSSAVGICSAIAFLGFLLFYHTTKQAIKVTAPISARQTIPLKHTFTAFRKNRAALILISMIAGVTFGLSFIMATIIHYFEYALEMPQYAGYAQAGFIGIALIAIPLWSWANNYLGKKYTWVLGTFITCLGLFTLASMPSSPVLAVTAYTVTGFGSSLYGISIWTMIPDTVEFGEHRTGVRLESSIIGIVSAFQKLTIAAASFALGILMEWASPSVESALNLEKIALIVAIIPAATIILSAIMAQFYPAYETEHQKIAQQLTT